The genome window TTCAACTTGTGGTGGCCATGAATGTGGAATTTCATGGGTACGTAAAGCGATCTCTACCGCCATACCTGTTCCCATTGTTTCGCCTAATACTTCAATGATATTCCCCACCGCTTGCGAGCGACGTTGTGGGCGGGTGACTAATTCAACCACCACCACATTTCCCATACGAGCGCCAAGGACGCGATCTTTCGGAATCAAAATATCAAAGCTTAAACGGCTATCATCCGGTACGACAAACCCCATACCCGATTCAATAAAATACCGGCCAACAATTTGGTTATTACGCGGTTCTAACACACGAACAACACGAACCTCTGTCCGCCCCTTACGGTCTTGCCCATAAGGTTGCGCTAGAATAACGTCACCATGTAGGGCGCGTTTCATTTCGTCTTGAGATAAATAGTAATCTTCTTTTTTACCCTCAACACGCAAGAAGCCGTAGCCATCACGATGGCCAATCACTTTCCCTTTTAATAAGTCTAAACGCTCCGGTAATGCATAACACTGACGGCGAGTGAAGACTAATTGCCCATCCCGTTCCATGGCTCTTAATCGACGACGCAGTGCTTCTAATTCATCTTCTGTCGATAAATTCAATAATTGTGCGATTTCTTCGCGATTAGCGGGTGCAGTACGCTTCGAGATAAGGTCAAGAATGTATTCTCGACTTGGAATTGGGGACTCGTATTTTTCTGCTTCTCTTTCCTGAAAAGGATCTTGTGACATCGTTACCTCCGTTGTCATCAGAATTCATAACTACCGCAAATACTAGTCAAGCAGTAGTTGATAGAGCGGGCTGTTATCTTTCACCATGTCCGCCAGCGTGTATTGATCAAGTTCTTGTAAAAACTGCTGTATTGCTTGGTGTAGCACACCTTTTAAACGACACGCAGGTGTAATGTGGCAAAACTCGCCACTACAATTAACAAGAGTCAGGGGCTCTAATGCTCTGACAACGTCCCCTATACGAATTGATTCCGCTGGTTGTCCTAGTGTAATCCCGCCATTTTTGCCACGAGTGGCTTTAATATAACCTAGGTGACTGAGCTGATTAATAATTTTTACCATATGGTTACGCGATACACCGTAAACCTCGGTGACCTCTGTAATACTGGTCATTTTCCCTTCACCTAGGGATGCCAGGTAAATAAGAGCTCGTAACCCATAATCTGTAAAACTAGTCAGTTGCACAATCACCTCAAAATTTTAGCTATAACGCTGTTGGCCGCAAATCATTGGCCTAAAAAATGCGACTC of Providencia rettgeri contains these proteins:
- the nsrR_2 gene encoding HTH-type transcriptional repressor NsrR, with the translated sequence MQLTSFTDYGLRALIYLASLGEGKMTSITEVTEVYGVSRNHMVKIINQLSHLGYIKATRGKNGGITLGQPAESIRIGDVVRALEPLTLVNCSGEFCHITPACRLKGVLHQAIQQFLQELDQYTLADMVKDNSPLYQLLLD